In one window of Nakamurella sp. PAMC28650 DNA:
- the purM gene encoding phosphoribosylformylglycinamidine cyclo-ligase produces MSNEAPGHHRHPIGSGATYAGSGVSIAAGEEAVDLMKPFTEKTHRPEVMGGIGGFASLFRLPINRYREPVLASSSDGVGTKSAIAQALDVHNTIGIDLVAMVVDDLVACGAEPLFLQDYIACGQLEPERIAAIVSGIADGCVKAGCALVGGETAEHPGLMAPQDYDLAATAVGIVEADDILGPDRVRPGDVLVGMESSGVHSNGYSMVRHVLLDIARLSLEGHVEEFGRTLGEELLEPTRIYALDCLRLAREADVHAYAHITGGGLAGNVARIIPPGLTAAMDRRTWNPSPVFGYIAGHGRVQREEMEKAFNMGIGMVAVIGADDVDRAMAVLTARHVPSKVLGTVERTGHDQPRATLSGDHPRF; encoded by the coding sequence GTGAGTAACGAAGCGCCCGGGCATCATCGTCATCCGATCGGTTCCGGAGCCACCTACGCCGGGTCCGGAGTCTCGATCGCCGCCGGTGAGGAAGCCGTCGACCTGATGAAGCCCTTCACCGAGAAGACGCATCGCCCCGAGGTGATGGGCGGCATCGGTGGATTCGCCTCCTTGTTCCGTCTCCCGATCAATCGTTACCGGGAGCCGGTTCTGGCGTCGTCCTCCGACGGGGTGGGCACCAAGTCCGCCATCGCGCAGGCGCTCGACGTGCACAACACCATCGGCATCGACCTGGTGGCCATGGTCGTCGACGATCTGGTCGCCTGCGGCGCGGAACCGCTGTTCCTGCAGGACTACATCGCCTGTGGCCAGCTCGAACCGGAGCGGATCGCCGCCATCGTCTCCGGCATCGCCGACGGCTGCGTCAAGGCCGGTTGCGCGCTGGTCGGCGGCGAGACCGCGGAGCATCCCGGGTTGATGGCTCCGCAGGACTACGACCTGGCGGCGACTGCGGTCGGCATCGTGGAGGCGGACGACATCCTCGGTCCCGACCGCGTGCGGCCCGGCGACGTGCTGGTCGGCATGGAGTCCTCCGGCGTGCACTCCAACGGCTACTCCATGGTGCGACACGTGCTGCTGGACATCGCGCGGCTGTCGCTGGAGGGCCATGTCGAGGAGTTCGGCCGAACGCTGGGCGAGGAGCTGCTGGAGCCGACCCGGATCTACGCGCTCGACTGCCTCCGGCTGGCCCGCGAGGCCGACGTCCACGCCTACGCCCACATCACCGGAGGCGGGCTGGCCGGCAACGTCGCCCGGATCATCCCGCCCGGCCTGACGGCAGCCATGGACCGCCGCACCTGGAACCCGTCGCCGGTCTTCGGCTACATCGCCGGCCACGGCCGGGTGCAGCGCGAGGAGATGGAGAAGGCGTTCAACATGGGGATCGGCATGGTCGCGGTGATCGGCGCCGACGACGTGGACCGTGCGATGGCCGTGCTCACGGCCCGTCATGTGCCGTCGAAGGTGCTCGGCACGGTCGAGCGCACCGGCCACGACCAGCCCCGCGCCACCCTGAGCGGCGATCACCCCCGCTTCTGA
- a CDS encoding copper homeostasis protein CutC: MVLTEVCVESAAGARAAAQGGADRIELCAALELGGITPSAGLIEAVVDVICTHVLIRPRGGDFHYDKHEIRVMAKDIEYAIDRGAESVVVGALDGDGGVDLPAMVRLLGAAGDVPVTFHRAFDSARNPLAALDDLMELGVDRLLTSGGKPTAEQGMVQIAEFVRRCGDDLRVLAGGGVDPGNAAAIVDITGVREIHFSARVPAETRSRNAVPVGPMDDSPRFQTSAGLVRATIDALSRSSAGPPG, from the coding sequence ATGGTGCTCACCGAGGTCTGCGTCGAGTCGGCGGCCGGCGCCCGCGCCGCCGCGCAGGGCGGCGCCGATCGGATCGAACTGTGCGCGGCGCTCGAACTGGGTGGGATCACGCCGTCGGCGGGCCTGATCGAGGCCGTCGTCGACGTGATCTGCACGCACGTCCTGATCCGTCCGCGTGGTGGCGACTTCCACTACGACAAGCACGAGATCCGGGTCATGGCCAAAGACATCGAATACGCCATCGACCGCGGTGCCGAGTCGGTGGTGGTCGGTGCGCTGGACGGGGACGGCGGTGTGGACCTGCCCGCGATGGTTCGGCTCCTCGGCGCAGCCGGTGATGTCCCGGTGACCTTCCACCGTGCCTTCGACTCGGCGCGAAACCCGTTGGCGGCACTGGATGATCTGATGGAGCTCGGCGTCGACCGACTGCTGACCTCCGGCGGCAAACCGACCGCGGAGCAGGGCATGGTGCAGATCGCCGAATTCGTGCGGCGCTGCGGTGACGATCTCCGGGTGCTGGCCGGCGGTGGGGTCGATCCTGGCAATGCGGCCGCGATCGTCGACATCACCGGGGTACGCGAGATCCATTTCTCGGCCAGGGTTCCCGCCGAGACGAGGTCTCGAAATGCAGTACCGGTCGGTCCGATGGACGACAGCCCCCGTTTTCAGACCTCGGCCGGCCTCGTCAGGGCGACGATCGACGCGCTGAGCCGGAGTTCGGCCGGGCCGCCGGGCTGA
- a CDS encoding alpha/beta hydrolase, whose product MINSPDGAALSPTSSPGAASAAVLVLHGGGTDSFKPTSWRNVAVIRMAPFAKAAARRNPSAAVYRLKFSIRGWNGDGATALRDARWALDTIRERHPGLPIVLVGHSMGGRVALLTGGDPDVTGVVLLEPWAPSDEPTRQLQGRAVVVIRGGRDRVIPPRTTDPWVTRVANSTAVLTQQMLPWAGHAMLRRFWVWHRLAAEGVRDILGGALSPAARPNSGSARRSSP is encoded by the coding sequence GTGATCAACTCGCCCGACGGAGCAGCCCTGTCCCCCACCTCGTCTCCGGGCGCCGCGAGCGCAGCCGTCCTCGTCCTGCACGGCGGAGGCACCGACTCCTTCAAGCCCACCAGCTGGCGCAACGTCGCGGTGATCCGGATGGCTCCGTTCGCGAAGGCCGCCGCCCGCCGGAATCCGTCCGCGGCCGTCTATCGGCTGAAGTTCTCGATCCGCGGCTGGAACGGCGACGGCGCGACGGCGCTCCGGGACGCCCGCTGGGCGCTGGACACCATCCGGGAGCGTCACCCCGGACTGCCGATCGTCCTGGTCGGCCACTCCATGGGCGGCCGGGTCGCCCTGCTCACCGGCGGCGACCCGGATGTGACCGGCGTGGTGCTGCTGGAGCCGTGGGCACCGTCGGACGAGCCGACGAGGCAACTCCAGGGCCGGGCGGTCGTGGTCATCAGGGGCGGTCGTGACCGGGTGATCCCTCCGCGGACGACCGATCCGTGGGTGACGCGGGTGGCGAACTCCACGGCCGTCCTGACCCAGCAGATGCTGCCCTGGGCCGGACACGCGATGCTGCGGCGGTTCTGGGTGTGGCATCGGCTGGCCGCCGAAGGCGTGCGGGACATCCTGGGTGGGGCGCTCAGCCCGGCGGCCCGGCCGAACTCCGGCTCAGCGCGTCGATCGTCGCCCTGA
- the purF gene encoding amidophosphoribosyltransferase: protein MDAAQDQGPKEECGVFGVWAPGEEVAKLTYYGLYALQHRGQEAAGIAVADGSEIVVFKDLGLVSQVFDEQTLQALKGHIAVGHCRYSTTGSGSWENAQPTFATTSVGSGIALGHNGNLVNTAELSIQAQRLTGRAAKSKSTTDSDIVTRLLAEAATDIGIEAAALKLFPTLRGAFNFVFCDEHTLYAARDAHGIHPLVLGRLDRGWVVASETAALDIVGASYVREVEPGELLAIDEDGIRSERFASAEPKGCVFEYVYLARPDTSISGRGVHATRVDIGRRLAQESPIEADLVIPTPESGTPAAIGYAQESGIPYGQGLVKNAYVGRTFIQPSQTIRQLGIRLKLNPLRDVIRGKRLIVVDDSIVRGNTQRALVRMLREAGALEVHVRIASPPVRWPCFYGLDFGTRAELIASSGEVEDVRRSIGADTLGYISLESLVAASEQPRNRLCTACFSGEYPIDIPDQVGKHVLEGIARGVVGEHAVNGHVNGSQGALSRP from the coding sequence ATGGACGCAGCGCAGGACCAGGGACCCAAGGAGGAGTGCGGCGTCTTCGGTGTGTGGGCACCCGGCGAGGAGGTCGCGAAGCTCACTTACTACGGGCTGTACGCGCTCCAGCACCGGGGCCAGGAGGCGGCCGGCATCGCCGTCGCCGACGGCAGCGAGATCGTCGTCTTCAAGGACCTCGGCCTGGTCTCCCAGGTCTTCGACGAGCAGACCCTGCAGGCACTGAAGGGTCACATCGCCGTCGGGCACTGTCGTTACTCGACGACCGGCTCCGGTAGCTGGGAGAACGCGCAGCCCACCTTCGCGACCACCTCGGTCGGCTCCGGTATCGCCCTCGGGCACAACGGCAACCTGGTGAACACGGCCGAGCTGTCGATCCAGGCCCAGCGGCTGACCGGCCGGGCCGCGAAGTCCAAGTCCACCACCGACTCGGACATCGTCACGCGGTTGCTCGCCGAGGCGGCCACCGACATCGGCATCGAAGCTGCTGCGCTCAAGCTGTTCCCGACGCTCCGCGGGGCCTTCAACTTCGTCTTCTGCGACGAACACACCCTCTACGCCGCGCGCGACGCGCACGGCATCCACCCATTGGTGCTCGGCCGCCTGGACCGCGGCTGGGTCGTCGCGTCCGAGACCGCCGCCCTGGACATCGTCGGCGCGTCCTACGTGCGCGAGGTCGAGCCTGGCGAGCTGCTGGCCATCGACGAGGACGGCATCCGCAGCGAGCGGTTCGCCTCCGCCGAGCCCAAGGGTTGCGTCTTCGAGTACGTCTACCTGGCCCGTCCGGACACCAGCATCTCCGGCCGCGGCGTGCACGCCACCCGGGTGGACATCGGCCGCCGGCTGGCCCAGGAGTCGCCGATCGAGGCCGACCTGGTCATCCCGACACCCGAGTCCGGCACCCCGGCGGCCATCGGGTACGCCCAGGAGTCCGGGATCCCCTACGGACAGGGCCTGGTGAAGAACGCCTACGTCGGCCGGACCTTCATCCAGCCCTCCCAGACGATCCGGCAGCTCGGCATCCGGCTCAAGCTCAATCCGCTGCGCGACGTGATCCGCGGCAAGCGCCTGATCGTCGTCGACGATTCGATCGTCCGCGGCAACACGCAGCGCGCCCTCGTCCGGATGCTGCGCGAGGCCGGCGCCCTCGAGGTGCACGTCCGGATCGCGTCGCCGCCGGTGCGCTGGCCGTGCTTCTACGGGCTGGACTTCGGCACCCGCGCCGAACTCATCGCCAGTTCCGGCGAGGTCGAGGACGTGCGTCGCTCGATCGGCGCCGACACCCTCGGCTACATCTCCCTCGAATCGCTCGTCGCGGCTTCCGAGCAGCCGCGCAACCGGCTCTGCACGGCCTGCTTCTCCGGTGAGTACCCGATCGACATCCCCGATCAGGTCGGCAAGCACGTCCTGGAGGGCATCGCCAGGGGCGTCGTCGGCGAGCACGCCGTGAACGGGCACGTCAACGGATCCCAGGGTGCACTGAGTCGTCCCTGA
- a CDS encoding Pr6Pr family membrane protein, whose amino-acid sequence MNPRWARPFFALTAACVLIGVVVQLIVSANDESVFGGSAAGRAFNIFAFFTVQSNVIVGVTCLMLAIRVDRSSTVFKVFRLIGVVAITVTGIVFHVVLSGLLDLDTWAQVANQFLHTVVPILALVGWLTFGPRGLTSGFVVRWTVAFPLLYMVFTAVRGPLASDWYPYPFANVHDLGYLRVAVNALWITLLFIGLGAGANALDRVLVGARSRSVETADV is encoded by the coding sequence ATGAATCCACGCTGGGCCCGGCCGTTCTTCGCCCTCACCGCCGCCTGCGTCCTGATCGGGGTCGTGGTGCAGCTGATCGTCTCGGCCAACGACGAATCGGTGTTCGGCGGAAGCGCAGCGGGTCGGGCCTTCAACATCTTCGCGTTCTTCACGGTGCAGTCGAACGTCATCGTCGGGGTGACGTGCCTGATGCTGGCCATCCGCGTCGATCGCAGTTCGACCGTCTTCAAGGTGTTCAGGCTGATCGGCGTCGTCGCGATCACCGTGACGGGCATCGTCTTCCACGTCGTGCTCAGCGGGTTGCTGGACCTGGACACCTGGGCCCAGGTCGCCAACCAGTTCCTGCACACGGTGGTGCCGATCCTGGCGTTGGTCGGGTGGCTGACGTTCGGGCCGAGGGGCCTGACGTCCGGATTCGTGGTGCGCTGGACCGTCGCCTTCCCGCTGCTGTACATGGTCTTCACGGCTGTGCGGGGCCCATTGGCCTCGGACTGGTACCCCTATCCGTTCGCCAACGTGCACGACCTCGGATACCTGCGGGTGGCGGTCAACGCCCTCTGGATCACGCTGCTGTTCATCGGGCTCGGAGCCGGCGCGAACGCCCTCGACCGGGTGTTGGTGGGGGCCAGGAGCAGGTCCGTCGAAACCGCCGACGTCTGA
- a CDS encoding sterol carrier family protein translates to MSTAEAGSALAQIQELPVDDEGSLVADRALMKELVRSTLVFFGQQHPGRSVEVRVPPHSAIQAFEGIRHTRGTPPNVIEMDGPTWLALTVGRLAWVDAVASGRVRASGTKADLSSYLPLAPG, encoded by the coding sequence GTGAGCACGGCGGAGGCCGGTAGCGCACTCGCGCAGATCCAGGAACTGCCGGTCGACGACGAGGGATCGTTGGTCGCCGACCGGGCCCTGATGAAGGAACTGGTCCGGTCAACGCTCGTGTTCTTCGGGCAGCAGCACCCCGGTCGATCGGTCGAGGTCAGGGTGCCGCCCCACTCGGCGATCCAGGCCTTCGAGGGCATCCGGCACACCAGGGGCACGCCGCCCAACGTCATCGAGATGGACGGTCCCACCTGGTTGGCACTGACCGTCGGGAGGCTCGCCTGGGTGGACGCCGTGGCGTCCGGGCGGGTGCGTGCCAGCGGTACCAAGGCGGACCTGAGCAGCTACCTGCCGCTCGCGCCGGGGTGA
- a CDS encoding DUF3073 domain-containing protein gives MGRGRQKAKQTKVARDLKYHESSFDPNALTQELRGIPVHRPAPVVQDESEEDESSLYAKYIVDDDDDDEGPATSYANGSARR, from the coding sequence ATGGGGCGAGGCCGTCAGAAGGCAAAGCAAACGAAGGTTGCCCGGGATTTGAAGTATCACGAATCCTCTTTCGACCCGAATGCTTTGACTCAGGAACTTCGCGGGATCCCGGTTCACCGACCGGCTCCTGTTGTCCAGGACGAGAGCGAGGAAGACGAGTCCTCGTTGTATGCCAAGTACATCGTGGATGACGACGACGATGACGAAGGCCCGGCGACCTCGTACGCCAACGGCTCTGCACGTCGCTGA
- a CDS encoding asparaginase, which yields MSTPVELVRVIRSGFHEGSHYGSVVVVDTDGSVLHARGPVDAPVFPRSSNKPFQAVAMLAAGAQLDGADLALSAASHSGEAIHTSRVRSMLERVSLGESDLGCPDALPMNETARNQVLAAGGAPSKIYMNCSGKHAGMLTACVEHGWDTATYLATDHPLQLSVRDQVARLAEEEPSAVGIDGCGAPLFAISLTGLARAFGRVNAAAPGTAEHAVAHAMREFPEMVGGTGREDTRLMQAHRGLLVKGGAEGVHCAALPDGRTVAVKIIDGSDRGRMPVLVAGLRMLGLESALLDELGTGVVLGGGRQVGTSELAAGVF from the coding sequence ATGAGCACACCGGTCGAACTGGTGCGGGTGATCCGCTCCGGTTTTCACGAGGGCAGCCACTACGGATCCGTAGTGGTGGTGGACACCGACGGCTCGGTCCTGCACGCCCGGGGTCCGGTCGACGCGCCGGTCTTCCCCCGCTCGTCGAACAAGCCATTCCAGGCGGTGGCCATGCTGGCGGCCGGCGCGCAGCTCGACGGCGCCGATCTGGCCCTGTCGGCCGCCTCCCATTCCGGCGAGGCGATACACACGTCCAGGGTGCGTTCGATGCTGGAGCGCGTGTCGCTCGGCGAGTCGGATCTGGGCTGCCCCGACGCGCTGCCCATGAACGAGACGGCGCGCAACCAGGTGCTCGCGGCCGGCGGGGCCCCGAGCAAGATCTACATGAACTGCTCCGGCAAGCACGCGGGCATGTTGACTGCGTGCGTGGAGCACGGCTGGGACACGGCCACCTACCTGGCCACCGACCACCCGCTCCAGCTGTCGGTCCGCGATCAGGTGGCACGCCTGGCGGAGGAGGAGCCGTCCGCGGTGGGGATCGACGGGTGCGGCGCCCCGCTGTTCGCGATCTCGCTGACCGGCCTGGCCAGGGCCTTCGGCCGGGTCAACGCCGCTGCGCCCGGGACGGCGGAACACGCTGTTGCACATGCCATGCGGGAGTTTCCGGAGATGGTCGGCGGTACCGGCCGCGAGGACACACGTCTGATGCAGGCTCATCGCGGACTGCTGGTCAAGGGTGGGGCGGAGGGCGTGCACTGCGCAGCGCTGCCCGACGGCCGGACGGTCGCGGTCAAGATCATCGACGGCAGCGATCGGGGCCGCATGCCGGTGCTGGTCGCCGGCCTGCGGATGCTGGGCCTGGAGTCCGCTCTGCTGGACGAACTGGGGACCGGCGTCGTTCTCGGCGGCGGCCGCCAGGTCGGCACCAGCGAACTCGCAGCCGGGGTCTTCTGA